The following proteins are encoded in a genomic region of Bombus pyrosoma isolate SC7728 linkage group LG1, ASM1482585v1, whole genome shotgun sequence:
- the LOC122567019 gene encoding uncharacterized protein LOC122567019, translating into MPKQVPVENLVIPPQDGRICGTICICQMTAVLSSVALVYLTVAIYMPSTRAFQSGISEIPVMCTTIRAINADNCEWGSCGEWCLSKTSGPCVQIHVNLRRNGSAIILANCTNTTNKTCYGIDQENAKKSKCIADECRNLTGTFNCTSGVCINITDAFECIFHDTDPPLKCSGRRGKITCIDIDGLFNCNRGTCERIRTPYNCDRRCVDIPTRNKNMILLSGDKVYLSQCERAIDVETNREIWHEDRGDVMMASCYGIFNSTLGVEAVDCINGSVLEKDLLSDLTNFTYLSYLNIFATKPLDETRMVAPPEQDLIIANESRLLINLEGCVNTLREECKEFLHVYGKDGSDHNARARFPCYYAEGNTGIVVSRFNLESTYKEFLIALVLPSVLFVISCLTLIFCQRTVVVGDDAKMRFKGTVGAGLTSIEKSASGNLGDAGGGNSAMAL; encoded by the coding sequence ATGCCCAAGCAAGTGCCAGTGGAGAATTTGGTGATCCCGCCGCAGGACGGTCGGATATGCGGGACGATTTGCATCTGCCAGATGACGGCGGTGTTATCCTCCGTCGCTCTGGTTTATCTGACCGTGGCAATTTACATGCCGAGCACGCGAGCGTTTCAATCTGGTATCAGCGAGATACCAGTGATGTGCACGACAATACGCGCAATCAACGCGGATAATTGTGAATGGGGCAGCTGTGGAGAGTGGTGCCTGTCGAAAACATCCGGCCCTTGCGTCCAGATTCATGTAAATCTCCGCAGAAACGGCTCGGCGATCATATTAGCGAACTGTACCAATACCACGAACAAGACCTGTTACGGTATCGATCAGGAAAACgcgaagaaatcgaaatgCATCGCGGACGAGTGTCGCAATCTCACCGGTACGTTCAACTGTACGTCTGGTGTATGCATTAACATCACAGACGCGTTCGAGTGTATATTCCACGACACGGATCCACCGTTGAAATGTTCCGGTAGACGCGGTAAGATAACCTGCATAGATATAGACGGTCTGTTTAATTGTAACCGTGGAACCTGTGAACGTATCAGAACACCCTACAACTGCGACCGTAGGTGCGTCGATATCCCGACCAGGaacaaaaatatgattttattgaGTGGCGACAAGGTTTATCTGAGTCAATGCGAGAGAGCTATAGACGTCGAGACGAATCGGGAAATCTGGCACGAGGATCGTGGTGACGTCATGATGGCGTCCTGTTATGGAATATTCAACTCCACCTTGGGCGTCGAAGCTGTTGATTGTATCAATGGATCCGTTTTAGAGAAAGATCTTCTCTCTGATCTGACGAATTTCACCTATTTATCATATCTCAACATATTCGCGACGAAACCACTGGATGAAACCAGAATGGTTGCTCCACCAGAGCAAGATCTTATCATCGCTAACGAAAGTCGTCTGCTAATTAATCTCGAGGGTTGCGTCAATACTCTACGCGAGGAATGTAAAGAATTCCTTCACGTATATGGGAAGGATGGTTCTGATCATAACGCACGCGCTAGATTTCCATGTTATTACGCTGAGGGTAACACTGGAATCGTTGTATCCCGATTTAACCTGGAAAGCACTTACAAGGAGTTTCTAATCGCGTTGGTGTTGCCCAGTGTACTGTTCGTCATCAGTTGTCTGACGTTGATCTTTTGTCAGAGGACCGTGGTGGTCGGAGATGATGCCAAGATGAGATTTAAGGGCACAGTTGGTGCCGGCCTCACGTCGATAGAGAAGAGCGCTTCGGGTAACCTAGGGGATGCTGGCGGAGGAAACTCTGCTATGGCGCTCTGA
- the LOC122567004 gene encoding uncharacterized protein LOC122567004 isoform X2 has product MGRKHKRRLIPEQDRRICGSICFCQFTIVISCVALVYLSVAIYIPSHRAFHAGIDPDPVMCQTINTTLANNCGWASCGEWCLTRTTGFCPQIHATVRRNGTDIVFENCTNFSSISCPQVNMASLKKYNCNNGSECSVLSGVFNCSLGHCVNISELMLCHHKADGIVVDSEKDNMKLNGFFSCQNSRCTKIKNRFNCDRYCPNIATSDVNVFLMQDDDVITAKCERGLALNKATGNLLGVRLTTPEEFWDNRNGSIVASCLVVNKEANEVRTQDCVNGTLLKEIPVPEPSINFTSFLNIYEKSLQYPVDPTNVYVPAQRSLTIYNSSRLYINFEGCVNTLKGECKDFLATHGRDGDNQTAQSRYPCYYNKVGDDAKMRCRYCVDKQEVEGEDEGLVEAATPSSSQGQVNENEIKTMAL; this is encoded by the exons ATGGGTCGGAAGCACAAACGTCGCCTGATACCGGAACAGGATCGCAGGATATGCGGAAGTATCTGTTTCTGTCAGTTCACCATTGTCATCAGCTGCGTGGCATTGGTTTATCTGAGCGTGGCAATCTATATACCGTCCCACAG AGCCTTTCACGCTGGGATTGATCCGGATCCAGTCATGTGCCAAACCATTAATACCACCTTAGCCAATAATTGCGGCTGGGCAAGTTGCGGGGAGTGGTGCTTGACGAGAACCACAGGATTTTGTCCTCAGATCCACGCAACAGTAAGAAGGAACGGAACCGACATCGTTTTCGAAAACTGCACTAATTTCAGCAGCATATCCTGTCCACAG GTGAACATGGCATCTCTAAAAAAATACAACTGCAACAATGGCAGCGAGTGTAGCGTACTTTCGGGGGTGTTCAACTGCAGCCTTGGCCACTGTGTCAACATAAGTGAGCTGATGTTGTGTCATCATAAGGCTGACGGCATTGTTGTGGACAGCGAGAAGGACAATATGAAGCTGAATGGCTTCTTCAGCTGTCAGAACTCGAGATGCACGAAAATCAAAAACCGCTTCAATTGTGATCGTTATTGCCCGAATATCGCCACGTCAGACGTAAACGTGTTCCTCATGCAGGACGACGACGTCATCACTGCGAAATGCGAACGCGGCCTAGCCCTTAACAAAGCAACTGGAAATCTGCTTGGTGTCAGATTAACTACGCCTGAAGAATTTTGGGACAATCGAAATGGAAGTATCGTTGCTAGCTGTTTGGTAGTGAACAAAGAAGCCAACGAAGTacg GACGCAGGATTGCGTGAATGGCACCTTATTAAAGGAGATCCCAGTACCTGAGCCGAGTATCAATTTTACGAGCTTTCtgaatatatatgaaaagaGCTTACAATACCCTGTGGATCCTACGAATGTCTACGTGCCGGCACAACGATCGCTGACAATTTACAATAGTTCCCGCCTTTATATCAACTTCGAAGGTTGTGTCAACACTCTGAAAGGAGAATGTAAAGATTTTCTCGCTACTCATGGCCGGGATGGCGACAATCAGACGGCACAAAGTCGATACCCCTGTTACTACAATAAG GTGGGCGACGATGCGAAGATGCGTTGCCGTTACTGCGTCGACAAGCAGGAGGTCGAGGGCGAGGACGAAGGACTCGTAGAGGCCGCCACACCCTCCTCGTCCCAAGGTCAGGTAAACGAGAACGAGATCAAAACTATGGCGCTTTAG
- the LOC122567004 gene encoding uncharacterized protein LOC122567004 isoform X1: MGRKHKRRLIPEQDRRICGSICFCQFTIVISCVALVYLSVAIYIPSHRAFHAGIDPDPVMCQTINTTLANNCGWASCGEWCLTRTTGFCPQIHATVRRNGTDIVFENCTNFSSISCPQVNMASLKKYNCNNGSECSVLSGVFNCSLGHCVNISELMLCHHKADGIVVDSEKDNMKLNGFFSCQNSRCTKIKNRFNCDRYCPNIATSDVNVFLMQDDDVITAKCERGLALNKATGNLLGVRLTTPEEFWDNRNGSIVASCLVVNKEANEVRTQDCVNGTLLKEIPVPEPSINFTSFLNIYEKSLQYPVDPTNVYVPAQRSLTIYNSSRLYINFEGCVNTLKGECKDFLATHGRDGDNQTAQSRYPCYYNKNNSLLVVARFDLNKTRTELLIAIIVPSGLFVISLTTLVIITRSVQVGDDAKMRCRYCVDKQEVEGEDEGLVEAATPSSSQGQVNENEIKTMAL, encoded by the exons ATGGGTCGGAAGCACAAACGTCGCCTGATACCGGAACAGGATCGCAGGATATGCGGAAGTATCTGTTTCTGTCAGTTCACCATTGTCATCAGCTGCGTGGCATTGGTTTATCTGAGCGTGGCAATCTATATACCGTCCCACAG AGCCTTTCACGCTGGGATTGATCCGGATCCAGTCATGTGCCAAACCATTAATACCACCTTAGCCAATAATTGCGGCTGGGCAAGTTGCGGGGAGTGGTGCTTGACGAGAACCACAGGATTTTGTCCTCAGATCCACGCAACAGTAAGAAGGAACGGAACCGACATCGTTTTCGAAAACTGCACTAATTTCAGCAGCATATCCTGTCCACAG GTGAACATGGCATCTCTAAAAAAATACAACTGCAACAATGGCAGCGAGTGTAGCGTACTTTCGGGGGTGTTCAACTGCAGCCTTGGCCACTGTGTCAACATAAGTGAGCTGATGTTGTGTCATCATAAGGCTGACGGCATTGTTGTGGACAGCGAGAAGGACAATATGAAGCTGAATGGCTTCTTCAGCTGTCAGAACTCGAGATGCACGAAAATCAAAAACCGCTTCAATTGTGATCGTTATTGCCCGAATATCGCCACGTCAGACGTAAACGTGTTCCTCATGCAGGACGACGACGTCATCACTGCGAAATGCGAACGCGGCCTAGCCCTTAACAAAGCAACTGGAAATCTGCTTGGTGTCAGATTAACTACGCCTGAAGAATTTTGGGACAATCGAAATGGAAGTATCGTTGCTAGCTGTTTGGTAGTGAACAAAGAAGCCAACGAAGTacg GACGCAGGATTGCGTGAATGGCACCTTATTAAAGGAGATCCCAGTACCTGAGCCGAGTATCAATTTTACGAGCTTTCtgaatatatatgaaaagaGCTTACAATACCCTGTGGATCCTACGAATGTCTACGTGCCGGCACAACGATCGCTGACAATTTACAATAGTTCCCGCCTTTATATCAACTTCGAAGGTTGTGTCAACACTCTGAAAGGAGAATGTAAAGATTTTCTCGCTACTCATGGCCGGGATGGCGACAATCAGACGGCACAAAGTCGATACCCCTGTTACTACAATAAG AACAACTCGTTATTAGTCGTGGCACGTTTTGACCTAAATAAGACACGGACGGAATTGCTGATCGCCATCATCGTACCATCGGGCTTATTCGTCATCAGCCTGACGACGCTCGTTATCATAACGCGATCGGTGCAGGTGGGCGACGATGCGAAGATGCGTTGCCGTTACTGCGTCGACAAGCAGGAGGTCGAGGGCGAGGACGAAGGACTCGTAGAGGCCGCCACACCCTCCTCGTCCCAAGGTCAGGTAAACGAGAACGAGATCAAAACTATGGCGCTTTAG
- the LOC122567047 gene encoding protein tipE isoform X2: MGAQEEDTKSSTLGGVLPVVEVASLMEKAKFYTSLCLGTTAILAVFAFLFLIPFVVEPAISTILADFSPHAVACVVTDHVYAEGLKNCSWASCREGCTSAALRCHQIRVNYTRLTFEEFVAKPLGSISWDVSDTKFFVNTEGCGYPPRVNCSDFAKKYGYSNMGKIFPCYYSRTHPETVVARYSWDENLRHLVLALVVPTVLFGVSLGVLCYWYCPPMGKSCGGPGRNLIDKYARKEE, translated from the exons ATGGGCGCCCAGGAAGAGGACACTAAGTCCAGCACCTTGGGTGGGGTGCTACCGGTGGTGGAAGTAGCGTCCTTAATGGAGAAAGCGAAATTTTACACGTCCCTCTGCCTGGGCACCACAGCCATCCTTGCTGTCTTCGCCTTCCTTTTTCTAATACCTTTCGTTGTGGAACCGGCAATTTCCACGATTTTGGCCGATTTTTCTCCTCACGCTGTCGCCTGTGTCGTCACTGATCATGTTTACGCCGAGGGACTAAAAAATTGCTCTTGGGCGAGCTGTAGAGAAG GTTGTACTAGCGCCGCGCTTCGTTGTCATCAGATCAGGGTGAATTATACAAGATTAACGTTCGAGGAATTCGTGGCAAAACCTTTGGGTTCCATTTCCTGGGATGTCTCGGATACGAAATTCTTCGTAAACACGGAAGGCTGCGGTTATCCACCCAGGGTGAACTGTTCCGATTTTGCTAAGAAATACGGATATTCGAACATGGGAAAGATATTCCCCTGCTATTACAGCAGAACACACCCAGAGACTGTCGTTGCAAG GTACTCTTGGGATGAAAATCTGAGGCATCTGGTGCTAGCGTTGGTGGTGCCTACAGTTCTTTTTGGAGTATCCCTCGGTGTATTATGTTATTGGTACTGTCCACCGATGGGCAAGAGCTGCGGAGGGCCAGGTCGTAACCTGATTGACAAGTACGCGAGGAAGGAAGAGTAA
- the LOC122567047 gene encoding protein tipE isoform X1 — MGAQEEDTKSSTLGGVLPVVEVASLMEKAKFYTSLCLGTTAILAVFAFLFLIPFVVEPAISTILADFSPHAVACVVTDHVYAEGLKNCSWASCREGCTSAALRCHQIRVNYTRLTFEEFVAKPLGSISWDVSDTKFFVNTEGCGYPPRVNCSDFAKKYGYSNMGKIFPCYYSRTHPETVVARYSWDENLRHLVLALVVPTVLFGVSLGVLCYWYCPPMGKSCGGPGRNLIDKYARKEDILGEDEFEEDEEEY, encoded by the exons ATGGGCGCCCAGGAAGAGGACACTAAGTCCAGCACCTTGGGTGGGGTGCTACCGGTGGTGGAAGTAGCGTCCTTAATGGAGAAAGCGAAATTTTACACGTCCCTCTGCCTGGGCACCACAGCCATCCTTGCTGTCTTCGCCTTCCTTTTTCTAATACCTTTCGTTGTGGAACCGGCAATTTCCACGATTTTGGCCGATTTTTCTCCTCACGCTGTCGCCTGTGTCGTCACTGATCATGTTTACGCCGAGGGACTAAAAAATTGCTCTTGGGCGAGCTGTAGAGAAG GTTGTACTAGCGCCGCGCTTCGTTGTCATCAGATCAGGGTGAATTATACAAGATTAACGTTCGAGGAATTCGTGGCAAAACCTTTGGGTTCCATTTCCTGGGATGTCTCGGATACGAAATTCTTCGTAAACACGGAAGGCTGCGGTTATCCACCCAGGGTGAACTGTTCCGATTTTGCTAAGAAATACGGATATTCGAACATGGGAAAGATATTCCCCTGCTATTACAGCAGAACACACCCAGAGACTGTCGTTGCAAG GTACTCTTGGGATGAAAATCTGAGGCATCTGGTGCTAGCGTTGGTGGTGCCTACAGTTCTTTTTGGAGTATCCCTCGGTGTATTATGTTATTGGTACTGTCCACCGATGGGCAAGAGCTGCGGAGGGCCAGGTCGTAACCTGATTGACAAGTACGCGAGGAAGGAAGA TATCCTGGGAGAGGACGAGTTTGAAGAGGACGAGGAAGAATACTGA
- the LOC122567004 gene encoding uncharacterized protein LOC122567004 isoform X3 → MCQTINTTLANNCGWASCGEWCLTRTTGFCPQIHATVRRNGTDIVFENCTNFSSISCPQVNMASLKKYNCNNGSECSVLSGVFNCSLGHCVNISELMLCHHKADGIVVDSEKDNMKLNGFFSCQNSRCTKIKNRFNCDRYCPNIATSDVNVFLMQDDDVITAKCERGLALNKATGNLLGVRLTTPEEFWDNRNGSIVASCLVVNKEANEVRTQDCVNGTLLKEIPVPEPSINFTSFLNIYEKSLQYPVDPTNVYVPAQRSLTIYNSSRLYINFEGCVNTLKGECKDFLATHGRDGDNQTAQSRYPCYYNKNNSLLVVARFDLNKTRTELLIAIIVPSGLFVISLTTLVIITRSVQVGDDAKMRCRYCVDKQEVEGEDEGLVEAATPSSSQGQVNENEIKTMAL, encoded by the exons ATGTGCCAAACCATTAATACCACCTTAGCCAATAATTGCGGCTGGGCAAGTTGCGGGGAGTGGTGCTTGACGAGAACCACAGGATTTTGTCCTCAGATCCACGCAACAGTAAGAAGGAACGGAACCGACATCGTTTTCGAAAACTGCACTAATTTCAGCAGCATATCCTGTCCACAG GTGAACATGGCATCTCTAAAAAAATACAACTGCAACAATGGCAGCGAGTGTAGCGTACTTTCGGGGGTGTTCAACTGCAGCCTTGGCCACTGTGTCAACATAAGTGAGCTGATGTTGTGTCATCATAAGGCTGACGGCATTGTTGTGGACAGCGAGAAGGACAATATGAAGCTGAATGGCTTCTTCAGCTGTCAGAACTCGAGATGCACGAAAATCAAAAACCGCTTCAATTGTGATCGTTATTGCCCGAATATCGCCACGTCAGACGTAAACGTGTTCCTCATGCAGGACGACGACGTCATCACTGCGAAATGCGAACGCGGCCTAGCCCTTAACAAAGCAACTGGAAATCTGCTTGGTGTCAGATTAACTACGCCTGAAGAATTTTGGGACAATCGAAATGGAAGTATCGTTGCTAGCTGTTTGGTAGTGAACAAAGAAGCCAACGAAGTacg GACGCAGGATTGCGTGAATGGCACCTTATTAAAGGAGATCCCAGTACCTGAGCCGAGTATCAATTTTACGAGCTTTCtgaatatatatgaaaagaGCTTACAATACCCTGTGGATCCTACGAATGTCTACGTGCCGGCACAACGATCGCTGACAATTTACAATAGTTCCCGCCTTTATATCAACTTCGAAGGTTGTGTCAACACTCTGAAAGGAGAATGTAAAGATTTTCTCGCTACTCATGGCCGGGATGGCGACAATCAGACGGCACAAAGTCGATACCCCTGTTACTACAATAAG AACAACTCGTTATTAGTCGTGGCACGTTTTGACCTAAATAAGACACGGACGGAATTGCTGATCGCCATCATCGTACCATCGGGCTTATTCGTCATCAGCCTGACGACGCTCGTTATCATAACGCGATCGGTGCAGGTGGGCGACGATGCGAAGATGCGTTGCCGTTACTGCGTCGACAAGCAGGAGGTCGAGGGCGAGGACGAAGGACTCGTAGAGGCCGCCACACCCTCCTCGTCCCAAGGTCAGGTAAACGAGAACGAGATCAAAACTATGGCGCTTTAG